One window of Nicotiana tomentosiformis chromosome 11, ASM39032v3, whole genome shotgun sequence genomic DNA carries:
- the LOC138901811 gene encoding uncharacterized protein translates to MTGYAKFMKDLVTKKRLMNCEMIKMTHQVSAIVHSMAPKLEDPGAFTIPCTIGSANFAKALCDFGASINLMPYSVFKTLGIGQPRPTYMRLQMADRTMKKPLGIIDDVLVWVDKFILLADFVILDCEVDCKVPIIKRRPFLATGKALVDVEDGELTFRVGDDKVVFHVCKSMRQPNSNEVSSFVDLVTEVIVDDMSAMINVEDPLEAVLLNHEDDEKAGLIEYANALQGMGSYTYGPRKLSLDLENWKTPSTKPSIE, encoded by the coding sequence ATgacgggatatgccaagttcatgaaggacttggtaacaaagaagaggttAATGAACTGTGAgatgatcaaaatgacacatcaagtgagtgccattgtgcattccatggctccaaagctagaagatcccggtgcctttacaattccatgcactatcGGTAGTGCCAATTTCGCCAAAGCCTTGTGCGATTTTggagcgagcattaatttgatgccatattctgtgttcaagacattggggattgggcaaccaagacctacttacatgaggttgcaaatggcagaCCGAACAATGAAGAAaccattggggataattgatgatgtgctagTTTGGGTCGATAAGTTCATACTTCtcgcagattttgtgatactcgACTGTGAGGTTGACTGTAAGGTGCCAATCATAAAGAggagacctttcctagcaacagggaaggcattggttgatgtggaagatggggagctcaccttccgggtgggtgatgataaagttgtgttccacgtgtgcaagtcAATGAGGCAACCTAATAGTAACGAAGTAtcctcttttgtggatcttgtgacggaggtgattgttgatgacatgagtgctatgatcaatgtggaagaccctttggaagctgtgttgttgaatcatgaggATGATGAGAAGGCAGGCTTGATAGAATAtgcaaatgctttgcaaggaatgggatcctacacatatggaccccgtaaactttccttggaccttGAGAACTGGAAGACACCgtcaacaaagccctcaatcgagtag